In Candidatus Hydrogenedentota bacterium, the sequence GCAACCGTCAGTGTCGTGCTCACCCTGCTCTATGCGGCGGGCTAACCGGCGTGTCAGTTACTGCCTGCCCGCTTATCTCGGCTCGGGGAAATAGTGCGCCTCTATCAACGCGCACGTCGTGTGATACAGCACCAAATGCGCTTCTTGAATCACCTTCACCGTGTCCCCGGGCGCCTTGACCGCCACGTCCGCAAAAGCTGCCATCTTGCCGCCCTTGGGTCCAGTCAGCGAAATGACAGTACCGCCCTTTGCTTTCGTTACCGACATCGCCATCAAGCAGTTCGCCGCATTTCCTGAGGTCGAAATACCTATCAGCGTATCTCCGGGGCGAACGAGCGCCTCCGCTTCTTGCGCAAAGGCAATGTCCCGCAGTGGATTGTCATTCTCCACCGCTGTCTTGAGAGAACCCTGAAAACCCAACGGTATCGCGGCGAGCCCCGCCTCCAAATGCTTTGCCAACTCGTCGCCGAAGGGAAGGGGCTTCACGGCCGCAATGAACTCTGCAGATAAGGTCCGCTTCCGCTCGAAGCTTTTGCAGAGTTCCCCGGCAATGTGCATTGCGTCCGCATTGCTGCCGCCATTTCCGCACAGCAGAAGCTTGCCTCCGCCATCGTACGTGCGCACCAACGCCTCGTGGACGCGCATCAGGTCGTCTACGCAAGACGCCAAGTCCGGGCGGCGCGCTGTCATTCCATCCAGGATTTCTTTCTCAACAACTGAAAGCTGAATCATCTCAAAAAGTCCTTCTACGACTGGCCCAACGCATGGACGAGCGCCAAGAGAAAATCGCGATTATCAGCCGTCGCGTAGCGCATCGTGCCGCCCATTCGGGAGAAACTCTTGTTGTAACGAAGGTAATAGTCCGGATTGGTATCTGGGGGCTCGCCCTGCTGCCAATCCCAATGGGATTCAGCCAAATCGGCGATCACCATGAAGTGGTTGTCAATGTGTTTGCCTGCCTGTATTGCCAGGTTCTGCGCCATCGAGAGGGACTTCTCGAATATCATCGGCGACATGACCGCAGATCCAATGGATACGTAGACACCTCCGTCGAGATTCGTGACATTCTGCGCAAACGAGAGAAAATCGCGCTGTGCGGCCCGCCCGATTGCGGCACAGTGATTCATGGGATGCACATAGATGATGTCGTGGCCAATCATCGGATGGCCCGTAT encodes:
- a CDS encoding SIS domain-containing protein, yielding MIQLSVVEKEILDGMTARRPDLASCVDDLMRVHEALVRTYDGGGKLLLCGNGGSNADAMHIAGELCKSFERKRTLSAEFIAAVKPLPFGDELAKHLEAGLAAIPLGFQGSLKTAVENDNPLRDIAFAQEAEALVRPGDTLIGISTSGNAANCLMAMSVTKAKGGTVISLTGPKGGKMAAFADVAVKAPGDTVKVIQEAHLVLYHTTCALIEAHYFPEPR